A DNA window from Nymphalis io chromosome 28, ilAglIoxx1.1, whole genome shotgun sequence contains the following coding sequences:
- the LOC126779175 gene encoding putative uncharacterized protein DDB_G0282133 isoform X1: protein MMRIILIIFVFKCVSGDDDSYEKFIDSLPEDEKREFLDRIARRILEDINTDNVPDKSQVEIPDDQLEVHDAYVKDILKEETDRLKDEKKTEDSVRIEEPSDDGDNGDGKRYIDLTLRSGKRSKRKNVDQDIQLESTSVPFNVIPVKTKYNNETPIEVSNEELKDNSSITKQDTNFTSNDNINNSSLISDQDDLIQTSLNKNLRKIFQNDNVLETISSNDAKFDNNSLEKEDYNINSETITPSSKEQMVNTTSEDIKIDELSANEKGDLDEDVRTDVPTIVVNNISTTVSTIHTTTTTNNRTNDLDTTTVHQMKPENTSEIINHPFQRKGGLNINKNVSSTVDTNTTDINDLEIDSLIQLTPSPIDILKVNNSEDGTKFVEIKNEDENHATNSISNATAVRKNVDIKSVDIVNEKDDSNDNKEPKASLRSVSDDLESEEDNKVLIKTVHSKPGLEKEYEVYEVAAEKPPFTLQNNIKINEQPRYVPIYDYAPEKAYFRPYDRFGPNFEEAEPEYLQNYNIFENIEEDNMNTINIPNKRSRFGSYKKINQGEFKIQNNNYPNNKDTSKMYGFMKPVHFANQKMYYNPYDYLDIEYNNRYNDRSFLRQGSYRSKYKPFPNSNELDHPYNAIHKSKTLKDHVRAIRNILYLQEVFGYVPDIETENRKFDQETKKKKENVLKNHPEEDIGIDYYYDRVSSKEESENPVRGNISKVKKLQNKDVIRNLPPGLNISNQKQTLGLSSDEFLNKLNDIIADDKKFSSFFDAMLNVTADNIRFNNEALEHYDWLKTSVNIQSAVRKLLTLAESLQNGEDVHPKDLELLKYSIYQFKSSQMMLRDGLRGLSRNVKMRKQKKGILPKNNRNRNRIKQPLKLWKDFAKYLRIVNYDGSEQKLTLLYDFEDFLQNLLFYLNEFHDAVKHVAMVTRFRDQKWFNDLKQIFFRNATKKQLGQVVLHLCLANLLDRVEEDAINGSDDNFREFVENNSEAVKSTKKEFVFVLRILNELNRLYA, encoded by the exons ATgatgagaataattttaatcatattcgTTTTCAAATGTGTATCCGGCGACGATGACAGTTACGAGAAATTTATCGATTCTTTACCAGAGGATGAAAAGCGGGAATTCCTGGATCGTATCGCGAGAAGGATTCTTGAAGATATAAATACTGATAATGTACCCGATAAGTCTCAAGTAGAAATCCCTGATGATCAACTTGAAGTACATGATGCGTACGTAAAGGATATACTTAAAGAAGAAACAGATCGCTTAAAAGATGAAAAGAAAACAGAAGATTCCGTGAGAATCGAGGAACCCAGTGATGATGGTGATAATGGTGACGGTAAAAGATATATAGATTTGACATTACGCAGTGGAAAGAGATCAAAGAGAAAAAATGTAGACCAAGATATACAATTGGAATCTACAAGTGTGCCTTTTAATGTTATTCcagttaaaactaaatataataatgaaacacCCATTGAAGTttcaaatgaagaattaaaagaCAATTCATCTATTACAAAACAAGATACAAATTTTACAAGCaacgataatataaataattcatcccTTATTTCAGATCAAGATGATTTAATACAAACatcgttaaataaaaatctacgaAAAATATTCCAAAACGATAACGTCCTGGAAACCATTTCATCAAATGATGCAAAATTCGATAACAATAGTTTAGAAAAAGaagattacaatataaacagTGAAACAATTACGCCATCATCTAAAGAACAAATGGTCAATACAACAAGTGAAGACATTAAAATTGATGAACTTAGTGCTAATGAAAAAGGTGATTTAGATGAAGATGTAAGAACAGATGTACCCACAATTGTTGTTAACAATATTTCAACTACAGTATCTACGATacatactactactactacaaatAATAGGACAAATGATCTTGATACTACAACAGTCCACCAAATGAAACCAGAAAATACTTCTGAAATCATCAATCATCCATTtcaaaggaaaggaggcctaaatattaacaaaaacgtaTCTAGTACCGTTGATACTAATACGACTGACATTAATGACCTGGAAATTGACAGTTTAATCCAATTAACTCCATCACCAATTGAtattttgaaagtaaataatTCTGAGGATGGTACTAAAtttgttgaaattaaaaatgaagatGAAAATCATGCTACAAATAGTATTTCAAATGCCACTGCAGTGAGAAAAAATGTTGATATTAAAAGTGTTGATATTGTAAATGAGAAGGATGATTCGAATGATAATAAGGAACCTAAGGCAAGTTTACGTTCAGTGTCAGATGATTTAGAATCAGAGGAGGACAATAAGGTATTGATCAAAACAGTACATAGTAAACCTGGACTAGAAAAAGAATATGAGGTATATGAAGTTG CTGCAGAAAAACCCCCATTTACATtgcaaaacaatattaagataaatgaaCAGCCACGCTATGTACCGATATATGATTACGCTCCTGAAAAAGCATATTTCAGACCGTATGATAGATTTGGACCGAATTTCGAAGAAGCTGAACcggaatatttacaaaattataatattttcgaaaatataGAAGAAGATAATATGAATACAATCAATATACCAAATAAAAGAAGTAGATTTGGCAgttataaaaagattaatcaAGGAgagtttaaaatacaaaacaataattatccaAATAATAAAGATACTTCGAAAATGTATGGTTTTATGAAACCTGTACATTTTGCGaatcaaaaaatgtattataatccATACGATTACTTGGATATAGAATACAATAATCGTTATAATGATCGATCGTTTTTGAGACAGGGCAGCTATCGATCGAAATACAAACCATTTCCGAATTCAAATGAGCTGGATCATCCTTATAATGCAATACACAAAAGTAAAACACTAAAAGATCATGTCAGAGCTATcagaaatatactatatttgcaGGAAGTTTTCGGTTACGTACCAGATATCGAGACTGAGAATCGAAAATTTGATCAAGAAACtaagaaaaagaaagaaaatgttttaaaaaaccaTCCAGAAGAGGATATTGGTATAGATTACTATTACGATCGAGTTAGTTCAAAAGAAGAATCAGAGAATCCAGTACGTGGAAATATATCTAAAGtgaaaaaactacaaaataaagATGTAATTAGAAATTTGCCGCCAGGTTTAAATATAAGCAATCAAAAACAAACCTTGGGCTTAAGCAGTGatgaatttttaaacaaattaaacgaTATAATAGCTGATGATAAGAAATTCAGTTCATTTTTTGATGCAATGTTGAATGTAACAGCTGATAACATTAGGTTTAATAACGAGGCTTTAGAACATTATGATTGGTTAAAAACTTCAGTGAACATTCAGTCAGCTGTTAGGAAGTTGTTAACATTAGC AGAAAGCCTACAAAATGGTGAAGACGTACATCCCAAAGATCTTGAACTGTTGAAATATAGCATCTACCAGTTTAAATCGTCACAAATGATGTTGAGAGATGGTCTTCGAGGTTTGAgtagaaatgttaaaatgagAAAACAAAAGAAAGGTATCCTGCCTAAAAACAATAGAAATAGGAACAGAATCAAACAGCCATTGAAACTTTGGAAGGATTTCGCAAAGTATCTAAGAATTGTTAATTATGATGGTAGTGAACAAAAATTAACTCTATTGTATGACTTTGAAGATTTCTTACAAAATCTACTATTCTATTTGAAcgaa TTCCATGATGCCGTAAAACACGTAGCGATGGTTACGAGATTTCGAGACCAAAAATGGTTCAATGACCTTAAGCAAATATTCTTTAGAAATGCTACGAAAAAGCAACTTGGACAAGTCGTTTTACATCTGTGTCTAGCTAATCTTCTCGATCGTGTCGAAGAAGACGCTATCAATGGGTCAGATGACAATTTTAGAGAATTCGTTGAGAATAATTCGGAAGCCGTCAAGAGCACTAAGAAGGAATTTGTATTCGTTTTGcgcattttaaatgaattaaatagattatatgCTTAA
- the LOC126779175 gene encoding uncharacterized protein LOC126779175 isoform X2 — MMRIILIIFVFKCVSGDDDSYEKFIDSLPEDEKREFLDRIARRILEDINTDNVPDKSQVEIPDDQLEVHDAYVKDILKEETDRLKDEKKTEDSVRIEEPSDDGDNGDDQDDLIQTSLNKNLRKIFQNDNVLETISSNDAKFDNNSLEKEDYNINSETITPSSKEQMVNTTSEDIKIDELSANEKGDLDEDVRTDVPTIVVNNISTTVSTIHTTTTTNNRTNDLDTTTVHQMKPENTSEIINHPFQRKGGLNINKNVSSTVDTNTTDINDLEIDSLIQLTPSPIDILKVNNSEDGTKFVEIKNEDENHATNSISNATAVRKNVDIKSVDIVNEKDDSNDNKEPKASLRSVSDDLESEEDNKVLIKTVHSKPGLEKEYEVYEVAAEKPPFTLQNNIKINEQPRYVPIYDYAPEKAYFRPYDRFGPNFEEAEPEYLQNYNIFENIEEDNMNTINIPNKRSRFGSYKKINQGEFKIQNNNYPNNKDTSKMYGFMKPVHFANQKMYYNPYDYLDIEYNNRYNDRSFLRQGSYRSKYKPFPNSNELDHPYNAIHKSKTLKDHVRAIRNILYLQEVFGYVPDIETENRKFDQETKKKKENVLKNHPEEDIGIDYYYDRVSSKEESENPVRGNISKVKKLQNKDVIRNLPPGLNISNQKQTLGLSSDEFLNKLNDIIADDKKFSSFFDAMLNVTADNIRFNNEALEHYDWLKTSVNIQSAVRKLLTLAESLQNGEDVHPKDLELLKYSIYQFKSSQMMLRDGLRGLSRNVKMRKQKKGILPKNNRNRNRIKQPLKLWKDFAKYLRIVNYDGSEQKLTLLYDFEDFLQNLLFYLNEFHDAVKHVAMVTRFRDQKWFNDLKQIFFRNATKKQLGQVVLHLCLANLLDRVEEDAINGSDDNFREFVENNSEAVKSTKKEFVFVLRILNELNRLYA; from the exons ATgatgagaataattttaatcatattcgTTTTCAAATGTGTATCCGGCGACGATGACAGTTACGAGAAATTTATCGATTCTTTACCAGAGGATGAAAAGCGGGAATTCCTGGATCGTATCGCGAGAAGGATTCTTGAAGATATAAATACTGATAATGTACCCGATAAGTCTCAAGTAGAAATCCCTGATGATCAACTTGAAGTACATGATGCGTACGTAAAGGATATACTTAAAGAAGAAACAGATCGCTTAAAAGATGAAAAGAAAACAGAAGATTCCGTGAGAATCGAGGAACCCAGTGATGATGGTGATAATGGTGACG ATCAAGATGATTTAATACAAACatcgttaaataaaaatctacgaAAAATATTCCAAAACGATAACGTCCTGGAAACCATTTCATCAAATGATGCAAAATTCGATAACAATAGTTTAGAAAAAGaagattacaatataaacagTGAAACAATTACGCCATCATCTAAAGAACAAATGGTCAATACAACAAGTGAAGACATTAAAATTGATGAACTTAGTGCTAATGAAAAAGGTGATTTAGATGAAGATGTAAGAACAGATGTACCCACAATTGTTGTTAACAATATTTCAACTACAGTATCTACGATacatactactactactacaaatAATAGGACAAATGATCTTGATACTACAACAGTCCACCAAATGAAACCAGAAAATACTTCTGAAATCATCAATCATCCATTtcaaaggaaaggaggcctaaatattaacaaaaacgtaTCTAGTACCGTTGATACTAATACGACTGACATTAATGACCTGGAAATTGACAGTTTAATCCAATTAACTCCATCACCAATTGAtattttgaaagtaaataatTCTGAGGATGGTACTAAAtttgttgaaattaaaaatgaagatGAAAATCATGCTACAAATAGTATTTCAAATGCCACTGCAGTGAGAAAAAATGTTGATATTAAAAGTGTTGATATTGTAAATGAGAAGGATGATTCGAATGATAATAAGGAACCTAAGGCAAGTTTACGTTCAGTGTCAGATGATTTAGAATCAGAGGAGGACAATAAGGTATTGATCAAAACAGTACATAGTAAACCTGGACTAGAAAAAGAATATGAGGTATATGAAGTTG CTGCAGAAAAACCCCCATTTACATtgcaaaacaatattaagataaatgaaCAGCCACGCTATGTACCGATATATGATTACGCTCCTGAAAAAGCATATTTCAGACCGTATGATAGATTTGGACCGAATTTCGAAGAAGCTGAACcggaatatttacaaaattataatattttcgaaaatataGAAGAAGATAATATGAATACAATCAATATACCAAATAAAAGAAGTAGATTTGGCAgttataaaaagattaatcaAGGAgagtttaaaatacaaaacaataattatccaAATAATAAAGATACTTCGAAAATGTATGGTTTTATGAAACCTGTACATTTTGCGaatcaaaaaatgtattataatccATACGATTACTTGGATATAGAATACAATAATCGTTATAATGATCGATCGTTTTTGAGACAGGGCAGCTATCGATCGAAATACAAACCATTTCCGAATTCAAATGAGCTGGATCATCCTTATAATGCAATACACAAAAGTAAAACACTAAAAGATCATGTCAGAGCTATcagaaatatactatatttgcaGGAAGTTTTCGGTTACGTACCAGATATCGAGACTGAGAATCGAAAATTTGATCAAGAAACtaagaaaaagaaagaaaatgttttaaaaaaccaTCCAGAAGAGGATATTGGTATAGATTACTATTACGATCGAGTTAGTTCAAAAGAAGAATCAGAGAATCCAGTACGTGGAAATATATCTAAAGtgaaaaaactacaaaataaagATGTAATTAGAAATTTGCCGCCAGGTTTAAATATAAGCAATCAAAAACAAACCTTGGGCTTAAGCAGTGatgaatttttaaacaaattaaacgaTATAATAGCTGATGATAAGAAATTCAGTTCATTTTTTGATGCAATGTTGAATGTAACAGCTGATAACATTAGGTTTAATAACGAGGCTTTAGAACATTATGATTGGTTAAAAACTTCAGTGAACATTCAGTCAGCTGTTAGGAAGTTGTTAACATTAGC AGAAAGCCTACAAAATGGTGAAGACGTACATCCCAAAGATCTTGAACTGTTGAAATATAGCATCTACCAGTTTAAATCGTCACAAATGATGTTGAGAGATGGTCTTCGAGGTTTGAgtagaaatgttaaaatgagAAAACAAAAGAAAGGTATCCTGCCTAAAAACAATAGAAATAGGAACAGAATCAAACAGCCATTGAAACTTTGGAAGGATTTCGCAAAGTATCTAAGAATTGTTAATTATGATGGTAGTGAACAAAAATTAACTCTATTGTATGACTTTGAAGATTTCTTACAAAATCTACTATTCTATTTGAAcgaa TTCCATGATGCCGTAAAACACGTAGCGATGGTTACGAGATTTCGAGACCAAAAATGGTTCAATGACCTTAAGCAAATATTCTTTAGAAATGCTACGAAAAAGCAACTTGGACAAGTCGTTTTACATCTGTGTCTAGCTAATCTTCTCGATCGTGTCGAAGAAGACGCTATCAATGGGTCAGATGACAATTTTAGAGAATTCGTTGAGAATAATTCGGAAGCCGTCAAGAGCACTAAGAAGGAATTTGTATTCGTTTTGcgcattttaaatgaattaaatagattatatgCTTAA